A portion of the Meriones unguiculatus strain TT.TT164.6M chromosome 14, Bangor_MerUng_6.1, whole genome shotgun sequence genome contains these proteins:
- the Eid2 gene encoding EP300-interacting inhibitor of differentiation 2, with product MSQLPAASGVPRTGAASGGRGLPQAGAGGGRRALPGPARPEESRGGPMAAAAAAPARGGRAAARGGPAAAAASREARMAEVARLLGEPLEEEAPEGRPRSRAGGLAALPYLRLRHPLSVLGINYQQFLRHYLENYPIAPGRIQELEERRRRFVEACRAREAAFDVEYLRNPQRVDFDILTFTIALTASEVINPLIEELGCDRFIQRE from the coding sequence ATGTCCCAGCTGCCCGCAGCCAGCGGCGTCCCGCGGACGGGCGCGGCGAGCGGCGGCCGCGGGCTCCCGCAGGCcggggcgggcggcgggcggcgtgCGCTCCCGGGCCCGGCGCGACCCGAGGAGAGCCGGGGCGGCCcgatggcggcggcggcggcggccccggCCCGCGGCGGCCGGGCGGCGGCCCGCGGCGgccccgcggcggcggcggcgtccCGGGAGGCCCGCATGGCGGAGGTGGCCCGGCTGCTGGGCGAGCCGCTGGAGGAGGAGGCCCCCGAGGGCAGGCCCCGCTCCCGCGCCGGCGGCCTGGCCGCGCTGCCCTACCTGCGCCTCCGCCACCCGCTCAGCGTCCTGGGCATCAACTACCAGCAGTTCCTGCGCCACTACCTGGAGAACTACCCGATCGCCCCGGGCCGCATCCAGGAGCTGGAGGAGCGCCGCCGGCGCTTCGTGGAGGCCTGCCGGGCCCGGGAGGCGGCCTTCGACGTGGAGTACCTGCGCAACCCGCAGAGGGTGGATTTTGACATTCTGACCTTTACCATAGCCCTGACCGCGTCGGAGGTGATCAACCCTCTGATAGAAGAACTGGGGTGCGACAGGTTCATCCAGCGAGAGTGA
- the Eid2b gene encoding EP300-interacting inhibitor of differentiation 2B, giving the protein MSEPPGESWVPHLSPVNGVGDVLQARVGGGSGGPEAPAGPLAGAARPWARAPGPAPPRLPGVPGLMAMPHMHAPLRLLELHEQRMFQHYLHTNPLIPTRLLRDIEERRRLFVEGCKAREAAFDANPPQMDSDARAFTLALSASDGGGPTAH; this is encoded by the coding sequence ATGTCCGAGCCGCCCGGAGAGAGCTGGGTCCCCCACCTGAGCCCCGTGAACGGCGTCGGCGACGTCCTGCAGGCGCGGGTGGGCGGAGGCAGTGGGGGCCCCGAGGCCCCGGCAGGCCCGCTGGCCGGAGCCGCTCGGCCCTGGGCGCGGGCCCCGGGCCCGGCGCCCCCGCGGCTCCCCGGCGTGCCGGGCCTGATGGCGATGCCGCACATGCACGCGCCGCTCCGCCTCCTGGAGCTTCACGAGCAGCGGATGTTCCAGCACTACCTGCACACCAACCCCCTGATCCCCACCAGGCTGCTCCGGGACATCGAGGAGCGCCGCCGGCTCTTCGTGGAGGGCTGCAAGGCCCGGGAGGCAGCCTTCGACGCCAACCCCCCGCAGATGGACTCGGACGCGCGCGCCTTCACTCTGGCGCTCTCCGCCTCCGACGGCGGAGGCCCCACCGCCCACTGA